One segment of Malassezia restricta chromosome V, complete sequence DNA contains the following:
- a CDS encoding 5-methyltetrahydropteroyltriglutamate--homocysteine methyltransferase produces MATSAVLGFPRIGPQREVKKALEAYWGDKISAEELLKVAKEQRLNTYATIKEQGVDFVPTGTFSLYDHVLDMSNTLGIIPEAYAKSGLSQLDTYFAMARGHQKGGVDLPATEMKKWFDSNYHYLVPEFSEKSEFKLNDNKPVDDFIEAKEAGYNARPVILGPLTLLWLGKTSKDAQDPNFNRYSLLPKLAQTYVQLFEKLAAAGAPWVQLDEPILVVDTAKQLSNEFKQTYELFHKSVPNLNILVAAYFGRLEDNIDFVKELPIAGLHIDLDRAPEQLEPVLSAIAPTKIGLSLGLVSGRNIWKTDLGAAIKLAQKAVDAIGADRIQVASSSSLLHTPITVANEKKLKPEVADWFSFATEKCGEVATIGVALKDQAAAAQKLEANAKSIAARRDFEKNSDPAVRERVANIKPEDLNRKSPFPQRREVQRQFLKLPPFPTTTIGSFPQTKEIRQYRARFTKGEISQEEYEKFLENEIKMVVEKQEALGLDVLVHGEPERNDMVQYFGEQLDGFVFTQNAWVQSFGSRYVRPPIIVSDVSRPQPMTVRWSSYAQSLTQKIMKGMLTGPVTILNWSFPRVDIGRDQQAFQIALALRDEVVDLEKAGIRAVQVDEPAIREGLPLRRQQWDAYLKWAVDSFRLAVSGASDAMNTASHFCYSDFNDIMDSVIALDADMISIENSKSDAKLLKIFQTTKYPNEIGPGVFDIHSPRVPSAEEMTQRIKEMSQFIDPKLLWVNPDCGLKTRTWDECTAQLKAMVTAAEEARKTFL; encoded by the exons ATGGC TACGTCTGCCGTTCTCGGTTTCCCCCGTATTGGTCCTCAACGTGAGGTGAAGAAGGCTCTGGAAGCCTACTGGGGCGACAAGATCTCTGCCGAGGAGCTCCTCAAGGTTGCCAAGGAGCAGCGTCTGAACACTTATGCCACTATCAAGGAGCAAGGTGTTGACTTTGTTCCCACTGGTACTTTCTCGCTTTATGACCACGTTCTTGACATGTCGAACACTCTTGGTATTATTCCTGAGGCGTACGCCAAGTCGGGTCTCTCTCAGCTGGACACCTACTTCGCTATGGCTCGTGGTCATCAGAAAGGTGGTGTTGACCTGCCGGCTACGGAGATGAAGAAGTGGTTCGACTCAAACTACCACTACTTGGTGCCTGAATTTTCCGAGAAGTCTGAGTTCAAGCTGAACGACAACAAGCCCGTGGACGACTTCATTGAGGCCAAGGAGGCTGGCTACAATGCCCGCCCTGTCATCTTGGGTCCTTTGACGCTTCTTTGGCTCGGTAAGACTTCTAAGGATGCGCAGGACCCCAACTTCAACCGCTACTCGCTCCTTCCGAAGCTTGCCCAGACGTATGTTCAGCTCTTTGAAAAGcttgcagcagctggtgcTCCGTGGGTTCAACTGGATGAGCCGATTCTGGTGGTGGACACTGCTAAACAGCTCAGCAACGAATTCAAGCAGACATACGAGTTGTTCCACAAGAGCGTGCCTAATCTGAACATTCTCGTCGCCGCGTACTTTGGCCGTCTGGAGGACAACATTGACTTTGTGAAAGAGCTGCCCATCGCCGGTCTTCATATTGACCTTGACCGTGCTCCCGAGCAGCTTGAGCCGGTTCTCTCCGCCATCGCTCCCACTAAGATTGGTCTTTCGCTTGGTCTTGTGTCCGGTCGTAACATTTGGAAGACGGACCTAGGCGCTGCTATCAAACTCGCTCAGAAGGCTGTTGACGCCATTGGTGCCGACCGCATTCAAGtggcctcgtcctcgtcgctTCTCCACACCCCTATCACGGTGGCCAACGAGAAGAAGCTCAAGCCTGAGGTGGCTGACTGGTTCTCTTTCGCTACTGAGAAGTGCGGTGAGGTTGCCACTATTGGTGTCGCCCTGAAGGACCAggccgctgctgctcagAAGCTGGAGGCGAACGCCAAGAGCATTGCTGCCCGCCGTGACTTTGAGAAGAACTCGGACCCTGCTGTCCGTGAGCGTGTTGCCAACATCAAGCCTGAGGACTTGAACCGCAAGTCGCCATTCCCCCAGCGTCGTGAGGTGCAGCGCCAGTTCCTGAAGCTTCCTCCCTTCCCTACCACGACCATCGGTTCATTCCCTCAGACCAAGGAGATCCGCCAATACCGCGCACGCTTTACGAAGGGCGAGATTTCCCAGGAGGAGTATGAAAAGTTCCTGGAGAACGAGATCAAGATGGTGGTTGAGAAGCAGGAAGCTCTTGGCCTGGATGTGCTGGTCCACGGTGAGCCTGAGCGTAACGACATGGTGCAGTACTTTGGTGAGCAGCTTGATGGCTTTGTCTTCACCCAGAACGCCTGGGTGCAGAGCTTCGGCTCGCGCTACGTGCGCCCTCCGATTATTGTGTCGGATGTGTCTCGTCCTCAGCCCATGACGGTGCGCTGGTCGTCATACGCTCAGAGCCTTACGCAGAAGATCATGAAGGGTATGCTTACTGGCCCCGTGACTATTCTGAACTGGTCTTTCCCTCGTGTGGACATTGGCCGTGACCAGCAGGCCTTCCAGATTGCTTTGGCTCTCCGAGACGAGGTCGTGGATCTTGAGAAGGCAGGCATTCGTGCCGTCCAGGTCGACGAGCCGGCTATTCGTGAGGGTCTCCCTCTTCGCCGCCAGCAATGGGACGCTTACCTCAAGTGGGCTGTGGACTCATTCCGTCTGGCGGTGAGCGGTGCCTCGGACGCCATGAACACTGCCAGTCACTTCTGTTACTCTGACTTTAACGACATTATGGACTCGGTCATTGCCCTTGATGCCGACATGATCTCGATTGAGAACTCGAAGAGTGATgccaagctgctcaagaTCTTCCAGACGACCAAGTACCCTAACGAGATTGGTCCGGGTGTGTTTGACATTCACTCGCCTCGTGTGCCATCGGCTGAGGAGATGAcccagcgcatcaaggaAATGAGCCAGTTCATTGACCCCAAGCTGCTCTGGGTCAACCCCGACTGTGGTCTCAAGACCCGCACGTGGGACGAGTGCACTGCTCAGCTTAAGGCCATGGTCACTGCCGCTGAGGAGGCTCGCAAGACCTTCCTTTAA
- a CDS encoding protein YOP1 has protein sequence MSTLLVTYTLTTCVAYLYPLYASYKALSATSRRGSTPGAYQWHAGADKEEAQAAATELSELETWTMYWCIVSLFWLVDAWIGWMFQWVSLYAHARLLFMCWLALPQTHGASILYKHYLAPFLAQHEGDIEGLLDMGRTRMVATLSKTFQVIVAIVMSEFRPDPEPEPAPEGAADDAPLPPPASDHASEEPPDYSAVAERQSDDVPPILPSAPQAVNWLAQLAHTSVLPENDTEPAPDQATKQRLFRRLRK, from the coding sequence ATGTCGACACTGCTCGTGACATACACGCTCACAACATGTGTTGCCTATTTGTACCCTCTGTACGCGTCGTACAAGGCGCTTTCGGCCACCTCGCGCCGTGGCTCGACGCCTGGCGCTTATCAGTGGCATGCTGGCGCGGACAAAGAAGAGGCGcaagcagcagccacagaGCTCAGCGAGCTGGAAACGTGGACGATGTACTGGTGCATCGTGTCTCTATTTTGGCTCGTTGATGCATGGATCGGATGGATGTTCCAGTGGGTGTCTTTGTACGCTCATGCTAGGCTTCTTTTCATGTGCTGGCTGGCCCTGCCTCAAACCCATGGTGCTTCCATTCTTTACAAGCACTACCTCGCTCCGTTTCTCGCCCAACACGAAGGCGACATCGAGGGGCTCCTCGATATGgggcgcacacgcatggTAGCCACTCTTTCTAAAACCTTTCAAGTTATTGTGGCTATTGTCATGAGCGAATTTCGACCCGACCCAGAGCCGGAGCCAGCGCCTGAAGGAGCAGCGGATGATGCACCTTTGCCACCTCCTGCATCTGACCATGCATCCGAAGAGCCACCTGACTATTCGGCTGTCGCAGAGCGACAGTCTGATGATGTACCGCCGATCCTTCCCTCTGCCCCGCAAGCCGTGAATTGGCTGGCTCAGCTTGCGCATACGAGTGTTCTTCCTGAAAACGACACTGAGCCTGCCCCAGATCAAGCTACTAAGCAAAGGCTTTTTCGCCGCTTGCGCAAGTAA
- a CDS encoding protein-tyrosine phosphatase produces the protein MSQVGEASYALDWLNRIDALRRTDPRYSCHAAAVHTEANRYTNVAPYDGAVLPGPYINASLIPPLPDAERGFPCIASQAPLPSTYPTFFEHICTQKSRIILNLTPLEERGIPKSDRYWPWDTASPLLIGPWSVTLLSIESASEAFPGTKAAALDKLCVRRLQLSRPGMSHPVTQLHFVGWPDHGDLDVQSFCGLLEAVHAVQGESATPAWIHCSAGIGRSGTVIGALLAQMQPSLFFAQGTALEQATYLTAYMRKFRPGSVQTPTQLVSMAATLAALCSGV, from the coding sequence ATGAGCCAGGTGGGCGAAGCATCGTATGCGCTGGATTGGCTCAACCGCATCGATGCGTTGCGCAGGACTGATCCGAGATAttcgtgccatgcagccgCAGTGCATACAGAGGCAAATCGGTACACGAATGTGGCTCCCTATGATGGCGCTGTCCTGCCTGGCCCCTATATCAATGCCTCTCTGATCCCACCCCTGCCAGATGCCGAGCGTGGTTTCCCGTGCATTGCATCACAGGCACCGCTTCCTTCTACATACCCGACATTTTTTGAGCATATTTGTACCCAAAAATCGCGGATCATTCTAAATTTGACGCCGCTAGAAGAGCGAGGTATACCCAAGAGTGATCGATACTGGCCGTGGGATACGGCATCGCCGCTCCTGATAGGCCCGTGGTCCGTTACACTCTTGTCTATCGAAAGTGCATCTGAAGCATTCCCTGGCACCAAGGCAGCGGCGCTTGACAAGCTGTGTGTTCGTCGATTGCAGCTATCGAGGCCAGGCATGTCGCACCCTGTAACACAATTGCACTTTGTCGGCTGGCCCGATCATGGTGACTTGGATGTTCAGAGCTTTTGTGGTCTCCTCGAAGCGGTTCATGCCGTTCAGGGCGAGTCAGCGACGCCCGCATGGATCCATTGCTCGGCCGGCATTGGCCGTTCAGGCACGGTGATCGGCGCGCTTCTAGCGCAGATGCAGCCGAGCTTGTTTTTCGCACAAGGCACCGCATTAGAACAAGCTACGTACTTGACGGCCTATATGCGCAAGTTTCGTCCAGGTTCCGTGCAAacgccgacgcagctcgtgtCCATGGCCGCGACCTTAGCGGCACTCTGCTCGGGGGTATAA
- a CDS encoding exocyst complex component 7 has protein sequence MSSYSARATTQPMQETDVALMEMELLEQNQRRLGNLTSRMTTILNGFDRRLIRLESSILPIHKSTQLLSRIHGNVEAVQRHLEQHIRHYGIEIQDEPFLRQGPDPQNPWAYMEAIQRVVNDATPSQGAPADDVISKRKAIVDMAARKLVQLVQQYAVSEPIDPRSYLASQMPHLSGECLTSIKALIQFLYTLSDTQSKSDNTFRLALKSLARVRASYLTSSMQSLTHAVVQAADHVQSQPSDMPREAHVKYVCGAAPFSEWLRALVMMMESEQAAVSSLFQGMSWKALLGSTLSHIFQPIVTNINTLLPRILPRLQHGLQAHRFLALDFVRASRAALGPSCEIWNGLLQHTKCSSTELSSAVISSQKDAILFFPELLRDIKVIPVQREHEALHADVSDIARYGIRLLRDLTDYQDILTVLLTSMGTKNWTSDASDVSPLADGLWAEYARDMLASIVSSLERAVAGSSQPMIASIFLLNNYTFLHTELRSMSLIPGAMSACDQVLSRGLRTARVSYLETWKGIIQPLQTEPSFVHTSSTRQHTVRTDPIQVFFGLLQKMEQVHHTHPLVPGITASVRDDVIQIVMPLYVTALAKRPADAGVRMPTDTDILRMIEHMYAS, from the coding sequence atgtcgtcgtACTCGGCGCGTGCCACGACGCAGCCGATGCAGGAGACGGATGTGGCTCTGATGGAAatggagctgctcgagcagaaCCAAAGGCGACTTGGAAATCTAACGAGCCGCATGACGACCATCTTGAATGGATTCGATCGGCGTCTTATCCGGCTCGAGAGCAGTATCTTACCGATCCACAAAAGCACGCAACTTCTTTCGCGCATCCATGGGAATGTAGAAGCCGTGCAGCGACATCTTGAGCAACATATACGTCACTATGGCATTGAGATCCAGGACGAGCCCTTCCTACGTCAGGGACCGGATCCGCAGAATCCTTGGGCCTACATGGAAGCcatccagcgcgtcgtcaaCGACGCGACACCGTCGCAAGGCGCCCCTGCCGACGATGTGATAAGTAAGAGGAAGGCCATCGTTGATATGGCTGCTCGAAAATTAGtgcagcttgtgcagcagTATGCTGTGTCCGAGCCCATCGATCCGCGCTCGTATCTTGCCAGTCAGATGCCGCACCTATCTGGTGAATGTCTCACGTCGATCAAGGCACTCATTCAGTTCCTTTATACTCTGTCAGACACCCAAAGCAAGTCGGATAATACTTTTCGCCTCGCACTCAAATCGCTGGcacgcgtgcgtgcctctTATCTCACATCATCCATGCAAAGCCTTACGCATGCTGTTGTGCAGGCTGCCGACCACGTTCAGTCACAGCCGTCTGACATGCCTCGAGAAGCTCATGTGAAGTATGTTTGTGGCGCTGCCCCTTTTTCCGAATGGCTTCGAGCCCTGGTCATGATGATGGAGAGTGAACAGGCAGCGGTCTCCTCGCTCTTCCAGGGCATGAGCTGGAAGGCTTTGCTGGGCAGCACCCTGTCCCACATCTTCCAACCCATCGTCACGAACATCAACACCCTCTTACCCCGCATCCTGCCAAGACTACAACACGGTCTCCAGGCCCACCGCTTCCTGGCCCTGGACTTTGTgcgcgcaagtcgcgctGCTTTGGGTCCCAGCTGTGAAATTTGGAACGGTCTTTTGCAACATACCAAGTGCTCTTCCACCGAACTATCCAGTGCTGTCATATCATCCCAAAAAGACGCAATTCTTTTTTTCCCCGAGCTTCTGCGCGATATCAAGGTCATTCCCGTGCAGCGCGAACACGAAGCTTTGCATGCGGACGTGAGCGACATTGCTCGTTATGGCATAAGGCTGCTTCGCGACCTCACCGACTATCAAGACATACTAACTGTGCTTCTTACCTCAATGGGCACGAAAAATTGGACGTCGGATGCCTCGGATGTATCGCCATTAGCTGATGGCCTATGGGCAGAATATGCACGCGATATGCTCGCTTCCATCGTGTCTTCTCTGGAACGCGCCGTGGCCGGCAGTTCCCAGCCCATGATCGCATCCATCTTTTTGCTCAACAACTATACCTTCTTGCACACCGAGCTACGCAGTATGTCGCTGATCCCCggcgccatgtcggccTGTGATCAAGTTCTTTCTCGTGGGCTGCGCACAGCGCGCGTATCTTATCTCGAGACGTGGAAGGGGATCATACAGCCCCTTCAGACCGAGCCATCATTCGTACACACCAGTTCCACTCGTCAACACACTGTTCGAACAGATCCTATCCAGGTTTTTTTCGGGCTGCTCCAGAAAATGGAGCAGGTGCACCACACACACCCACTCGTCCCTGGCATCACTGCGTCTGTGCGAGACGACGTGATTCAAATCGTCATGCCCCTGTATGTTACTGCACTAGCCAAACGGCCAGCCGACGCTGGCGTGCGCATGCCCACCGACACCGATATCCTACGCATGATCGAGCACATGTATGCTTCCTAG
- a CDS encoding verprolin, proline-rich actin-associated protein yields the protein MDAALQDAIKKGKTLKKVQTNDRSAPTVAGNTSGTAPSGGGGPSPMHARPPRPPVAPGGPPVGIGDIFAAGRPKLRSVSGTPSPARSAPTVRPPPPPPPGPAPSLRPPAPRPPTATAPKPPRPSVPVPPPPGPRTTKPRPPAPPPAKPPSLSAKPKPPPPPRTRAPAKFSQTSVPAAPPAPPAPPAPPAPPAPPAPPAPPAPPAPPAPSAPPAPPAPPAPPAPPAPPAPPAPSAPPAAPKRAAPPRPPTTAPPPPPPPTPSVSTPSPGIPGAGLFPPPPASTMPPSISKAIPAPTSMPPSQATSVHASLPVRSGAFSSTTTTTAPRIPSPPPMVGSRTYPTSKDFPPPRSFPRTTHRYPSGSSQGSSFDLVGRLGSR from the coding sequence ATGGATGCAGCACTACAAGATGCTATCAAGAAAGGTAAAACCCTGAAGAAAGTACAGACCAATGACCGATCTGCTCCAACGGTGGCAGGAAATACGTCGGGAACAGCGCCTTCAGGCGGCGGAGGGCCTTCTCCCATGCATGCACGACCTCCTCGGCCACCCGTTGCACCTGGTGGTCCGCCTGTCGGCATCGGCGACATTTTTGCGGCTGGGCGGCCAAAGCTACGGTCCGTTAGTGGCACACCCTCACCAGCTCGATCGGCTCCTACAGTTCgtccaccaccaccaccaccgcctgGCCCTGCGCCATCATTGCGTCCtccggcgccgcgtccacCAACGGCCACCGCCCCCAAACCACCTAGGCCATCTGTCCCTgtgccaccaccaccaggCCCCCGTACGACAAAGCCACGTCCACCGGCTCCACCTCCCGCCAAACCACCCAGCTTGAGCGCCAAACCCaagccaccgccaccgccacgcACACGTGCCCCAGCCAAGTTCTCACAGACCTCTGTTCCCGCGgcacctcctgcacctcctgcCCCTCCTGCccctcctgcacctcctgcacctcctgcacctcctgcacctcctgcacctcctgcgccaccagcacctTCAgcacctcctgcacctcctgcccctcctgcacctcctgcacctcctgcccctcctgcaccgcctgccccttcggcgccgcctgcggCGCCTAAACGGGCAGCACCACCCCGACCTCCTACGACAGCGCCACCCCCACCACCACCCCCAACCCCATCAGTATCAACACCGTCACCCGGCATACCAGGCGCAGGGCTGTTTCCACCCCCACCCGCTTCTACTATGCCTCCGTCTATCTCGAAAGCGATTCCCGCACCTACTTCCATGCCTCCCAGTCAAGCTACCAGCGTGCATGCGTCTTTGCCTGTACGATCTGGCGCGTTTTCCTCCACCACGACAACGACGGCACCTAGAATACCTTCCCCGCCACCCATGGTCGGATCACGTACGTATCCTACGTCCAAAGATTTTCCGCCACCGAGGTCGTTTCCACGTACCACCCATCGCTACCCTAGCGGCTCATCCCAAGGCAGCTCGTTTGACCTTGTCGGCCGTCTCGGTAGCCGGTAA
- a CDS encoding translation initiation factor 4E — protein MSSDANAAPAAEYKQKENSALAPEPAAASKAALDVALEENQVSAPNTDNNDESQARTVFQDPVHFNVKHPLYNEWTMWFDNPSHKGSWSAKERRETWGANLHKVVNIKSVEEFWGLYNNIVPPSTLPQSANYYLFKDGIQPAWEDPANGNGGKWSIQLPREKHRNQIDKLWLYTMLSAIGEMLEAPSSDSKLPQSREDELVTGVVLQARSNYYRVSIWTRYADEWDSPNSQEKEVTESIATGRRLLALGRFFKTEVLGYPLDAKIGGGFSSEVEFQSHKDSEKKRGKRGLV, from the coding sequence ATGTCTTCTGACGCAAAtgctgcaccagcagcCGAATATAAACAGAAAGAGAACAGCGCGCTCGCTCCAGAgcctgccgctgcctcCAAGGCAGCTCTAGACGTGGCCTTGGAAGAAAACCAAGTGTCTGCTCCTAACACCGACAACAACGATGAAAGCCAGGCTCGGACTGTGTTCCAAGACCCAGTTCATTTTAATGTCAAGCATCCACTATACAATGAATGGACGATGTGGTTTGACAATCCCTCGCACAAGGGATCATGGTCGGCAAAGGAACGCCGTGAGACGTGGGGTGCCAACCTTCACAAGGTGGTCAACATTAAAAGTGTAGAAGAATTCTGGGGCCTGTATAACAACATTGTGCCACCATCTACGTTGCCTCAGAGTGCCAACTATTATCTTTTCAAGGACGGTATTCAGCCCGCTTGGGAAGACCCTGCTAATGGAAATGGTGGTAAATGGAGCATCCAACTACCCCGTGAAAAGCACCGTAACCAGATCGACAAGCTATGGCTCTATACCATGCTCTCTGCTATTGGTGAAATGCTTGAAGCTCCCTCTTCAGACTCCAAGTTGCCGCAGTCGCGAGAAGATGAACTCGTCACGGGTGTGGTTTTGCAGGCTCGCTCAAACTATTACCGTGTTTCTATATGGACGCGCTACGCTGATGAATGGGACTCGCCTAATTCTCAAGAGAAAGAGGTGACCGAGTCTATTGCCACAGGTCGCCGTCTTTTGGCCTTGGGTCGTTTCTTCAAAACAGAGGTTTTGGGATACCCTCTTGACGCCAAGATTGGCGGAGGCTTCTCTTCGGAAGTCGAGTTCCAGAGCCACAAAGACAGTGAGAAGAAGCGCGGCAAGCGTGGTCTTGTATAA